A part of Clostridium novyi genomic DNA contains:
- a CDS encoding membrane protein: MSEDSRVVSAEAIAAKKKLTRNFFKKGISLALFSGISYGLYTAFLTMGMTKGVWSDWYGKNTAGLSAFIIAYLLAALGNAINDTCSAVWSLLYAIVKGKFGDFLRCINTKPGRIMIVAALIGGPIASTAYVVALQMAGSIVVPISALCPAIAAILGKVLYKQKLNKRMAFGIGICVCASFLIGSTGFTGDASKGTLLGLLIAIIAALGWGFEGCVAGYGTALIDPEIGICIRQVTSGTANLFILLPILGKMAGGVNISVNLAVQAFTSSPAMAWFVLSGLLTFLTFMTWYAGNSMCGAGLGTACNGTYSFFGPLFCLLVLGVYGGMDGWSLPSVAWIGAIAMMLGILIVSMNPLDLFKKKTGVDIDEAA; this comes from the coding sequence CTATGGACTATATACTGCATTTTTAACTATGGGTATGACCAAAGGGGTTTGGAGTGATTGGTATGGTAAGAATACAGCAGGATTATCAGCATTTATTATAGCTTATTTACTTGCAGCACTTGGGAATGCAATAAATGATACTTGTAGTGCTGTATGGTCACTATTATATGCAATAGTTAAAGGTAAATTTGGAGATTTTTTAAGATGTATTAATACAAAGCCAGGAAGAATAATGATAGTGGCAGCTCTTATAGGGGGACCTATAGCTAGTACTGCTTATGTTGTAGCACTTCAAATGGCTGGATCAATAGTTGTTCCAATATCAGCACTTTGTCCTGCTATAGCTGCTATATTAGGCAAAGTATTATATAAACAAAAATTAAATAAGCGTATGGCTTTTGGTATTGGAATATGTGTGTGTGCAAGTTTTCTAATTGGTAGTACAGGATTTACAGGAGATGCATCAAAAGGTACTTTACTTGGTTTATTAATAGCTATTATTGCAGCTTTAGGCTGGGGATTTGAAGGTTGTGTAGCTGGATATGGTACAGCACTTATTGATCCTGAAATTGGTATTTGTATTCGTCAAGTAACATCAGGTACAGCAAATTTATTTATATTACTTCCTATTCTAGGAAAGATGGCTGGTGGAGTAAATATTTCTGTTAATCTTGCGGTGCAAGCATTTACAAGTTCTCCTGCAATGGCTTGGTTTGTTTTGAGTGGTCTTTTAACGTTTTTAACTTTTATGACATGGTATGCTGGCAATAGTATGTGTGGAGCTGGTCTTGGTACTGCATGTAATGGGACATATTCCTTCTTTGGACCATTATTCTGTTTATTAGTATTAGGAGTATATGGTGGAATGGATGGATGGTCATTACCTTCAGTTGCTTGGATTGGAGCTATAGCAATGATGCTTGGTATCCTTATTGTATCAATGAATCCGCTAGATTTATTTAAAAAGAAAACGGGGGTTGATATAGATGAAGCCGCTTAA
- a CDS encoding BMC domain-containing protein has protein sequence MRYYGEEALGLVETVGLVPALEAADKMLKAANVELISYENIGSTLVTIMVKGDVGAVRSAVEAGAAAAAAIGKLTAHNVMPRPIRAVGDIVSVHDIDS, from the coding sequence ATGAGATATTATGGAGAGGAAGCTCTAGGGCTTGTAGAGACAGTAGGATTAGTTCCTGCCCTTGAAGCAGCAGACAAGATGCTTAAAGCAGCTAATGTTGAATTAATTTCATATGAGAATATTGGATCAACTCTTGTAACTATTATGGTAAAAGGGGACGTTGGTGCAGTAAGATCTGCTGTGGAAGCAGGTGCAGCAGCAGCTGCTGCAATAGGCAAATTAACAGCTCACAATGTTATGCCACGTCCTATTAGGGCAGTTGGAGATATTGTTTCAGTACATGATATAGATTCATAA
- a CDS encoding BMC domain-containing protein — MARYEAIGSIETFGLVFALEAADAMCKAADVELIGYENVASGYISVLVRGDVGACRTAVDAGIAAVNAMEGANLYSSVVIARPHEDLEKIIKRYAVESIIPE, encoded by the coding sequence ATGGCAAGATATGAAGCTATAGGATCAATTGAAACTTTTGGATTAGTTTTTGCTCTAGAAGCCGCAGATGCGATGTGTAAAGCAGCAGATGTTGAACTTATTGGATATGAAAACGTTGCCTCAGGCTATATATCTGTATTAGTTCGTGGAGATGTTGGTGCTTGTAGGACAGCAGTAGATGCAGGTATTGCAGCTGTTAATGCAATGGAAGGTGCAAACCTTTATAGTTCAGTAGTTATTGCAAGACCACATGAAGACCTTGAAAAAATAATAAAACGATATGCAGTTGAGAGTATTATACCAGAATAA
- a CDS encoding aldehyde dehydrogenase family protein — protein sequence MNIIDNDLLSIQEARILVENASEAQKNLATFSQKKLDEIVERMIEEIEKHLKELAKLSNEETEYGKWEDKYIKNNFICKYLKYRLKGMKCVGIINEDKVNKTIDIGVPKGVIIAFCPSTSPVSTTIYKTLIAVKSGNAIIFSPNPRAKKTISKTMDILIRVAEGIGLPEGALAYLHTVTKSGSLELMNHKDTSLIMNTGVLEILEDAYKSGKPVIYGGNGNGPAFIERTADIKKAVKDIISSKNFDYGIVSAAEQSVVVDSIIASEVKQEFIKNGGYFMTEDESTKLGSVIFNKEGNFDIELIGKSPQFLAKTAGFTVPQDIKVLISKQRFVSKKNCYSREKLCPVLAFYIEKDWMHACEKCIELLLTEKYGHTLSIHSKDEEVIRQFALKKPVGRILVNTPGTFGSMGATTNLFPSMTLGSGSAGQGMTSDNVSPMNLVYIRKVGYGVREIDDVVKIANHTDDSNYVFSNDKVNKKEIDNYELLESILKKILEELN from the coding sequence ATTAACATTATCGATAATGATTTACTCTCCATACAGGAAGCAAGAATTCTTGTTGAAAATGCTAGTGAAGCTCAAAAAAATCTTGCAACTTTTTCTCAGAAAAAACTTGATGAGATAGTTGAACGTATGATTGAAGAAATTGAAAAACATTTAAAAGAACTTGCAAAATTATCTAATGAAGAAACGGAATATGGAAAGTGGGAAGACAAGTATATTAAGAATAATTTTATTTGCAAGTATTTAAAATATAGACTTAAGGGAATGAAATGTGTAGGCATTATTAATGAGGATAAAGTTAATAAGACAATAGATATTGGAGTTCCAAAAGGAGTTATTATAGCCTTTTGCCCATCCACTAGTCCAGTATCTACAACAATATATAAGACGTTAATTGCAGTTAAATCAGGAAATGCAATTATATTTTCACCTAATCCAAGGGCCAAGAAGACAATTAGTAAGACAATGGATATTTTGATTAGAGTAGCAGAAGGAATAGGACTTCCAGAGGGGGCTCTTGCATATTTGCATACTGTAACTAAAAGTGGTTCATTAGAACTTATGAATCACAAAGATACGTCACTTATAATGAATACGGGAGTTTTAGAAATCCTTGAAGATGCTTATAAATCTGGAAAGCCTGTGATTTATGGTGGAAATGGAAATGGACCCGCTTTTATAGAGCGTACAGCTGATATAAAGAAGGCTGTCAAAGATATTATTAGTAGTAAAAATTTTGATTATGGCATTGTTTCAGCAGCTGAACAATCAGTTGTTGTTGATAGTATTATTGCATCAGAAGTAAAACAAGAATTTATTAAAAATGGTGGATATTTTATGACAGAAGATGAATCCACAAAATTAGGTTCAGTTATTTTTAATAAAGAGGGAAATTTTGATATAGAACTTATTGGAAAGTCACCACAGTTTTTGGCTAAGACTGCAGGTTTTACAGTTCCACAGGATATAAAAGTACTTATTTCTAAGCAAAGGTTTGTTTCCAAAAAAAATTGCTATTCAAGAGAAAAGCTTTGTCCAGTTTTAGCTTTTTATATAGAAAAAGACTGGATGCATGCTTGTGAAAAATGTATAGAATTATTACTTACAGAAAAATACGGACATACACTTAGTATACATTCTAAAGACGAAGAAGTTATTCGTCAATTTGCATTAAAAAAGCCAGTTGGAAGAATACTCGTTAACACTCCAGGAACTTTTGGAAGTATGGGGGCAACTACAAATTTATTTCCTTCAATGACTTTAGGTAGTGGTTCGGCAGGACAAGGAATGACTTCAGACAATGTGTCTCCTATGAATTTAGTATATATTCGTAAGGTTGGTTATGGAGTTCGAGAAATTGATGATGTTGTTAAAATAGCAAACCATACAGATGATTCAAATTATGTGTTTTCAAATGATAAGGTGAATAAAAAAGAGATAGATAATTATGAGTTATTAGAAAGTATTTTAAAAAAGATATTAGAGGAATTAAATTAA
- the cutC gene encoding choline trimethylamine-lyase has product MDIREFSNKFMEATKNMSEEERASLIKMFASVSKEITKDDKEFSSVTNNNNGEVPNGMTERLKKLKENYLKQVPSITTYRARAITKIAKENPGMPKILLRAKCFKYCCETAPLVIQDNELIVGAPNGKPRAGAFSPDIAWRWMVDEIDTIGNRPQDPFYISEEDKKVMREELFPFWKGKSVDEYCEDQYREAGVWELSGESFVSDCSYHAVNGGGDSNPGYDVILMKKGMLDIKREAEEKLATLKYENPEDIDKIYFYKSVIDTADGVMIYAKRMSDYARELAEKEIDPKRKAELQKISEVNAKVPAHKPTNFWEAIQAVWTIESLLVVEENQTGMSIGRVDQYMYPFYKADIESGRMNNFQAFELVGCMLIKMSEMMWITSESGSKFFAGYQPFVNMCVGGVTREGLDATNDLTYLLMDAVRHVKIYQPSLACRIHKSSPQKFLKKIVDVIRAGMGFPACHFDDVHIKMMLSKGVSIEDARDYCLMGCVEPQKSGRLYQWTSTAYTQWPICIELALNHGIPLWYGKQVCPDMGDLNEFKTYEQFQTAVKEEIKFITKWTSVATVISQRVHRELAPKPLMSIMYEGCMEKGKGVEAGGAMYNFGPGVVWTGLATYTDSMAAIKKLVFDDKKYTLQELNEALKADFVGYEKIRKDCMEAPKYGNDEDYADYIAADLISFTEREHRKYKTLHSVLSHGTLSISNNTPFGQMTGASANGRKAWMPLSDGISPSQGSDYKGPTSIIKSVSKMSCENMNIGMVHNFKLISGLLDTKEGEQGIITLLRSACALQLGEVQFNYLDNKTLIEAQKHPEQYRDLIVRVAGYSAFFVELCKDVQDEIISRTMLTHF; this is encoded by the coding sequence ATGGATATTCGTGAATTTTCAAATAAATTTATGGAAGCTACAAAAAATATGTCTGAAGAAGAACGTGCTAGCTTAATTAAAATGTTTGCAAGTGTATCAAAAGAGATAACAAAAGATGATAAAGAGTTTTCAAGTGTAACTAACAATAATAATGGTGAAGTTCCAAATGGAATGACAGAACGTTTGAAAAAATTAAAAGAAAATTATCTAAAACAAGTTCCTTCAATAACAACTTATAGAGCAAGAGCTATTACTAAGATAGCTAAAGAAAATCCAGGTATGCCTAAAATACTTTTACGTGCTAAATGTTTTAAATATTGTTGTGAAACTGCACCATTAGTCATTCAAGATAATGAACTTATAGTTGGAGCACCAAATGGAAAACCACGTGCAGGAGCCTTTTCACCTGATATAGCTTGGAGATGGATGGTAGATGAAATTGATACCATAGGAAATCGTCCACAAGATCCGTTTTATATTTCAGAAGAAGATAAAAAAGTTATGCGTGAAGAATTATTTCCATTTTGGAAGGGGAAATCTGTTGATGAATATTGTGAAGACCAATATCGTGAAGCAGGTGTATGGGAACTTTCAGGGGAATCATTTGTGTCCGATTGCTCATATCATGCAGTAAATGGTGGTGGAGATTCCAACCCAGGATATGATGTCATTTTAATGAAGAAAGGTATGCTTGATATAAAAAGAGAGGCAGAAGAAAAATTAGCTACTCTTAAATATGAAAATCCAGAGGATATAGATAAAATTTATTTTTATAAATCAGTAATTGATACTGCTGATGGTGTAATGATATATGCAAAACGTATGTCTGATTATGCTAGAGAGCTTGCAGAAAAAGAAATAGACCCTAAACGTAAGGCAGAATTACAAAAGATTTCAGAGGTAAATGCTAAAGTCCCAGCACATAAGCCAACTAATTTCTGGGAAGCAATTCAGGCAGTTTGGACAATAGAATCATTACTTGTAGTTGAAGAAAATCAAACTGGTATGTCTATAGGACGTGTGGATCAATATATGTATCCATTTTATAAAGCTGATATTGAATCAGGAAGAATGAATAATTTTCAGGCCTTTGAATTAGTAGGTTGTATGCTCATAAAAATGTCTGAAATGATGTGGATAACTAGTGAAAGTGGTTCTAAGTTTTTTGCAGGATATCAACCATTCGTTAATATGTGTGTAGGAGGTGTTACTAGAGAAGGACTCGATGCTACAAATGATTTAACATATCTTTTAATGGATGCAGTTCGTCATGTTAAGATATATCAACCATCTTTAGCATGTCGTATACACAAATCATCACCACAGAAATTTCTTAAAAAGATAGTTGATGTTATTCGTGCAGGGATGGGATTTCCAGCATGTCACTTTGATGATGTTCATATAAAAATGATGCTATCTAAGGGTGTTTCAATAGAGGATGCAAGAGATTACTGTTTAATGGGATGTGTTGAACCACAGAAATCAGGTAGATTGTATCAGTGGACATCTACAGCATATACTCAGTGGCCTATATGTATAGAACTTGCTCTTAATCATGGTATACCCCTATGGTATGGAAAACAAGTGTGTCCTGATATGGGTGATCTGAATGAATTTAAAACTTATGAACAGTTTCAAACAGCAGTAAAAGAAGAAATTAAATTTATTACCAAATGGACAAGTGTAGCTACAGTAATTTCTCAACGTGTTCATAGAGAACTTGCACCAAAGCCACTTATGTCAATAATGTATGAAGGTTGTATGGAAAAAGGAAAAGGAGTAGAAGCAGGAGGAGCTATGTACAACTTTGGTCCTGGAGTAGTATGGACAGGTCTTGCTACTTATACAGATTCCATGGCAGCTATAAAAAAATTAGTATTTGATGATAAAAAATATACATTACAAGAATTAAATGAGGCTTTAAAGGCTGATTTTGTTGGATATGAAAAGATAAGAAAGGATTGTATGGAAGCACCTAAGTATGGTAATGATGAGGATTATGCAGATTATATTGCTGCTGATTTAATTAGCTTTACAGAAAGAGAGCATCGTAAGTATAAGACATTACATTCAGTCCTTAGTCATGGTACTTTATCAATTTCAAATAATACTCCATTTGGACAAATGACTGGAGCTTCAGCAAATGGACGTAAAGCATGGATGCCTTTATCAGATGGTATAAGTCCATCGCAAGGATCAGATTACAAAGGACCTACTTCTATAATAAAATCTGTTTCTAAAATGTCCTGCGAAAATATGAATATAGGTATGGTTCATAACTTTAAGTTAATATCTGGTCTTCTTGATACAAAAGAAGGAGAACAAGGAATTATTACATTACTACGTAGTGCATGTGCTCTTCAACTTGGAGAAGTTCAGTTTAATTATTTAGACAATAA